One part of the Fusobacterium pseudoperiodonticum genome encodes these proteins:
- a CDS encoding SDR family NAD(P)-dependent oxidoreductase, translating into MSNKKVILVTGVSSGMGKLSAQDLIKASHTVYAVARSIDKMKDLKALGGHIMKMDVTNEEDIEKVVMKVIEEQGRIDVLWNNAGYGLYGPVEDLSMEKAQQQL; encoded by the coding sequence ATGTCAAATAAAAAAGTTATTTTAGTTACAGGAGTTTCATCAGGTATGGGAAAACTTTCAGCCCAAGACCTTATCAAAGCTAGTCACACAGTTTACGCTGTTGCTCGTAGTATCGATAAAATGAAAGACTTAAAAGCATTGGGTGGCCATATCATGAAAATGGACGTAACGAACGAAGAGGATATTGAAAAAGTTGTTATGAAAGTGATTGAAGAACAAGGTCGCATTGATGTTCTTTGGAACAATGCAGGTTACGGACTCTATGGTCCTGTCGAAGACCTTTCAATGGAAAAAGCGCAACAACAGTTATAG